Genomic segment of Pseudomonas sp. CCI4.2:
GAATTTCGTCTTGCAAGACAAGCAGCTCGGTACGGGCCACGCGGTTGCCCAGGCATTGCCCGAATTAACGGCAGAGAACGTGCTCATTCTCTACGGCGACGTGCCGTTGATTGAAGTGGGCACGCTGCGGCGTCTGCTGAAAAACGTCAGCGCCGAGCAACTTGGACTGCTGACGGTGACGCTTGCTGACGCCACGGGTTATGGACGTATCGTGCGAGATGAGCAACAGCGTGTCACTGCGATCGTCGAGCACAAGGATGCGACCGACGCGCAGAAAGCGATTACCGAAGGCAACACCGGCATTCTCGCTGTGCCAGGCAAGCGATTGGCAGACTGGCTGGGTCGGTTATCCAATAACAACGCGCAGGGCGAGTATTACCTAACCGATGTCATCGCCTTGGCCGTGGAAGACGGTCTGGTGATTGCCACCGAGCAGCCGCTGGATGCCATGGAGGTTCAAGGCGCAAACGACCGCAAGCAACTTGCCGAACTGGAGCGTCATTATCAGATGCGGGAAGGCTGCCGTTTGATGGCACTGGGCGTCACCCTGAGGGACCCGGCGCGTTTCGACGTGCGCGGAGAAGTCAGCGCAGGTCGCGACGTATTGATCGACGTTAATGTGATCCTTGAGGGTCGGGTGATTATTGAAGACAACGTCAGCATTGGCCCCAATTGCGTCATAAAAAACAGCACCTTGCGCAAAGGCTCGGTGGTTAAAGCCAACAGCCACATTGACGGTGCCGTACTAGGCGAGGGAAGCGATGTAGGCCCGTTCGCTCGACTGCGGCCCGGCAGCGTCCTGGAAGCCTTGGCGCATGTGGGTAACTTTGTTGAGTTGAAAAACGCACACCTTGGAGCAGGCGCAAAAGTAGGCCATTTGACCTATTTGGGCGACGCAGACGTGGGCGCACGTACCAATATCGGGGCCGGCACCATCACCTGTAACTACGACGGGGTGAACAAACACAAAACGGTCATCGGTGAAGGCGTCTTTATCGGCTCCAACAACTCTTTGGTCGCGCCTGTGGATATCTTTTCCGGTGCGACCACGGCGGCGGGATCTACCCTCACTCAAAACGTCCCTGCCGATCACTTGGCCATCGGTCGCGCTCGTCAGCGCAACATCGAAGGATGGAAGCGGCCGGTGAAAATCAAAAAAGAATGAAGTTATCCACAGACGTTTTCACACTCAGGTCTTTGCGGAAAGTCGTTCATAGGCAAACCCAAGCTTGACGAATGTACTCCAATAGGTTTTGATTGCCTTCGTTATCTTTCGAAACGAAATTTAGATCGCCATGTCGAAACGCAATACACCACAACGTCGCCATAACCTTCTTGCCGTGCTCAATGAGCTGGGTGACGTAAGCGTCGACGACATGGCAAAACGCTTCGAAACTTCGGAAGTCACCATTCGTAAGGACCTCGCCGCGCTTGAAGGTGATGGCTTGTTGTTGCGTCGCTACGGCGGCGCCGTGGCCCTGCCACACGAGTTAATAGCGGATAGCTGTCAACCGGTGTCCAAGTACAAACTGGCCATTGCGCGAGCTGCTGTCGCAAGAATTCGAGAGCACGCACGCATCATCGTCGACAGCGGTAGCACGACCGCCGCGTTGATTTCTGAATTAGGCAGTCTGTCTGGTCTAGTAGTCATGACCAATTCGCTGCAGGTTGCCACGGCGTTAAGTGAACTTGAACGTGAGCCCGTGCTGCTGATGACCGGCGGTACGTGGGACCCCCATTCCGAGTCGTTCCAGGGACAGGTTGCCGAACAGGTACTGCGTTCCTACGACTTTGATCAGCTATTCATTGGTGCGGATGGCATTGATTTGAATCGCGGTA
This window contains:
- the glmU gene encoding bifunctional UDP-N-acetylglucosamine diphosphorylase/glucosamine-1-phosphate N-acetyltransferase GlmU — translated: MSLDIVILAAGQGTRMCSALPKVLHPVAGDSMLGHVIHSARQLNPQRIHVVIGHGADLVRERLAADDLNFVLQDKQLGTGHAVAQALPELTAENVLILYGDVPLIEVGTLRRLLKNVSAEQLGLLTVTLADATGYGRIVRDEQQRVTAIVEHKDATDAQKAITEGNTGILAVPGKRLADWLGRLSNNNAQGEYYLTDVIALAVEDGLVIATEQPLDAMEVQGANDRKQLAELERHYQMREGCRLMALGVTLRDPARFDVRGEVSAGRDVLIDVNVILEGRVIIEDNVSIGPNCVIKNSTLRKGSVVKANSHIDGAVLGEGSDVGPFARLRPGSVLEALAHVGNFVELKNAHLGAGAKVGHLTYLGDADVGARTNIGAGTITCNYDGVNKHKTVIGEGVFIGSNNSLVAPVDIFSGATTAAGSTLTQNVPADHLAIGRARQRNIEGWKRPVKIKKE
- a CDS encoding DeoR family transcriptional regulator; this translates as MSKRNTPQRRHNLLAVLNELGDVSVDDMAKRFETSEVTIRKDLAALEGDGLLLRRYGGAVALPHELIADSCQPVSKYKLAIARAAVARIREHARIIVDSGSTTAALISELGSLSGLVVMTNSLQVATALSELEREPVLLMTGGTWDPHSESFQGQVAEQVLRSYDFDQLFIGADGIDLNRGTTTFNELLGLSQVMAEVAREVVVMVEADKAGRKIPNLELPWSSIHTLITDDRLPAEVREQIQARGITLICAAVC